The sequence GGGGGGGCCGGGGGGGGGGGGGGGGGGGGGGGGTGGGGGTTAGGCGGGGGGCGGGGCTGGGAGACCCTGCTCCTGGTGGAGGACGAGGAGGCGATCCTGGAGCTGGGCCGGGAGATCCTGGAGGAGCTGGGCTACACGGTGCTGGCCGCGGCCACCCCCGCCGAGGCCCTGCGGACGGCCCAGGCGTACCCGGGCGAGATCCACCTCCTGATCACCGATGTGGTGATGCCGGGAATGAACGGGCGCGAGCTGGCGGAGCGGCTCGGCGCGATGCGCCGCGGCCTGCGGTGCCTCTTCATCTCAGGCTATACCGCGGACCTGGTCGCCCACCGGGGGATCCTGGACGAAGGGGTGCGCCTCCTGCAGAAGCCCTTCACGGTGCGGGAGCTCTCGGCGAAGGTGCGGCAGGCGCTGGGGCCGGAGGGGGGCCCGGGCTCCGCCGGCTGAGGCTACCGCGGTGCCGTGGCCACGTAGACCACGTGGCGCAGCCCCCCGCGCCCCGGCCGGTCGGTGGACACCGAGAAGCCCGCGGCCCGCAGGCGTCTCTCGAACCCCTCATCGTAGGCTTCCCCCCACACGGCGAAGACTCCCCCGGGGCGCAGCGCGGACCGGGTGCGTTCGATGGCTCCTCGGCCATACAGGGGGTCGGCGCCCTTCGCGCAGCCCGCATGGGGGCCTTCGTAGAGGTCCAGGACCACGGCGTCGAAGCGGTCCGACGCCGTGGCCGAGGCGTCGCGGATCACGTCTGCCACGTCGCCCACCCGCACTTCGACCCGGGGGTCCTGGGCGGCCCCCCCGGTCAGCTCGGCCAGCGGCCCCCCACACCAGCGGACCACGACAGGGTTGAGCTCGGCCACCACGACCCGGGCGTCGGCGGCAACGGCGTCGAGCACGGCGCGCAGGGTGAATCCCATGCCCAGACCCCCCACGAGCACCCGGGCGCCTCGTCGGCCCGCGAGGCCTTGGCAGGCAAGCGCCCCCAGCGCGGTCTCGGAACGGTGGTGGACGCTGTTCATCAGCACCCGGCCGGCCACGGTGATCAGGAGGTCCCGGTCGCCGCGCCGGCGAAGCTCCAGGGTGCCCTCGGCGGTGGGCACCCGGTCCAGGGTCTGCCAGGGGCGGGACACCGCCTTGCCTTCGGGTCAGCGGGGGCGGCGGGTGCGAAAGCTGCGGGCGATGATGGGCTTGGAGGCTCCCCGAGGGGTGGACGATGGGGACGAGGCGGCGGGTTTGGAGGAGCCGGACGAAGCGGGCGCGGGGCGGGCTCTGGCCCCGGAGCGCTGCGCTGCCGCCTTGCCCTTGCCGGGTCCTCGGGGGGGGCGGGGCCCGCGGGCGAACTCGGTGTCGCGGGCGGGGGCCGGCGCGGCGTAGTCGAAGCCCGGAATGCGGCGGCGCTCGAGGGGGGCGCCCAGGGCCCGCTCGATGGCCCGGACCAGCCCGTCGTCCTCGCTCGACACCAGGGTGAAGGCGTCGCCGGTGCGCGCGGCGCGCCCGGTGCGGCCGATGCGGTGCGTATAGGCGTCCACCGTGTCGGGCATGTCGTAGTTGACCACGTGGGAGATGCTCGAGACGTCGATGCCCCGGGCGGCGATGTCGGTGGCCACGAGGATCTGGGTGGAACCGTCCCGAAACCCGTCCAGGGCGGCCTGCCGGCGGTTCTGGGAGAGATTGCCCTGGAGGGAGGCGGCGCGGTAGCCCGCCTTGACCAGTTGCTCGCCCACCCTCTTGGCCCGGTGCTTGGTGCGGGTGAAGACGAGCACCGACCCGGTGTCGGTGTGGCGCAGGAGCTCCAGGAGGAGCGCCGTCTTGAGGTGCGCGGCCACGGGGTACAGGGCGTGGGCCACGGTGGTGGCCGGCGTCGCCCGATCCACCTGCACGGTCACGGGCTCCCGGAGCACCTCGCGCACCAGACGGCGGATGTCGTCGGGCATGGTGGCCGAGAAAAGCAGCGTCTGGCGCGCGGCGGGCAGGTACTTGAGGATGCGGCGGATGTCGGGGAGGAACCCCATATCGAACATCCGGTCGGCTTCATCGAGCACCAGCACCTCGACCCCCGAGAGGTCGATGGTCTTCTGTGCCAGGTGGTCCAAGAGCCGGCCCGGGCAGGCCACCACGATCTCGACGCCGGCCTTGAGCTTCTGGACCTGGGGGTTCATGCCCACGCCCCCGTACACGGTGGCGCTGCGAAGCCCGGTCCTTCCTCCCAGGTCGGCGAAGGACTCGTGGATCTGCTCGGCGAGCTCCCGGGTGGGGGCCACCACGAGCGCCCGTACCCGGCGCCGGGGGCCCCGCATGAGCCGCTGGAGAATGGGCAGCGCAAAGGCGGCCGTCTTTCCCGTGCCGGTCTGGGCCAGGCCCAGGACGTCGCGGCCCTGGAGGACGGTCGGGATGGATTCTCTCTGGATGGGGGTGGGCGAGACGTAGCCCAGGGCCTGCACTCCCTCCGCGATGTGCGGGTGGAGCTGAAACGCTTCAAAGCTCAAGCAGAGTCCTTCTTCGGGAAGAGCCGCCGGCATGGGGGCGGCAGGGGGTACAAGCGGGGACGAAGGGGGAGGGGGACGGGCAAGGGAGACGCATGGTACCGGCAAGGCAGCAGGAGTGCAAGCCCGATTTGTTCCCGGGGGGTCGCCCTGGTACACTCACCCGTATTCAGCGCCCACACCTCGCACCCGGAGGACAGCCCATGGACGTTCGCCGTGCCTGGGACGACGTGGCCCAGGCCATCGCCGCGATGCAGCGGCCCGAAGGGGACGTCCCCGGGAAGCTCGAGGCGGTGCGGGCCGGCGTCGAGCGCCTCTTCTCGTTTCCCGCCCTTGAGATCCTGGACCAGGTGGAGCGCTCGGCCCTCGGCATGCCCCCCCGAGCCCTCGTGAGCTGGCTCGTCTTCGAAGGGGGGCGGCTTCCGGGGGTCCCCTCCGAGGCCGTGCGCGCCTTGCGGGAGCTCTACGAGGCCACCTGCCCGCCCGGCCAGGGCATCCTTCCCCCGCCCCCCGGCCAGGGCAGGCGCGGCCACGCCTGAGCGCCGCACGGCAACCCGCGCCCCGTGGGGGGCCCGGGCTCCCAGTGTCGGTTCGCCGGGGCTCTCCCGCGGTTTTCAAACACGCGCTGAGCGCCGCCGAGTGCCTCGGCAGGTGCCGGCGTGGGCGCAGCCCGGCGTGGGACCGCCCGCGCTTCTTGCCTTTCCCCAGCGGGTAGCCGAGCTTGCCGATGGTGCAATCCCCAGAGGACGGCCCGGAAGGCTTTCTTTCCGTCTGCCCCCCGCGCCTCGATGCGGATGCCTTCGGTTCAAAGAGCCCTGTCTTCAGAACGTCGTTTTGGGGTTGTCGACCGCCGTTCGCTCCGGTAGACTCGGCGTCCACTTGGGGCGCTCGCCCGCCGGGCCGCGGGAAGGTGCCGGTCATTTCCGCGGGGAGGCCCGATTTTTCAACCTGTGTGAAGGAGGGAGAGATGGCCGACGCAGCAGGGATCAAAGACGTGTATCCGGTACCCGAGCACTTCCGCAAGCGCGCGTGGATCAAGAGCCGCGAGGAGTACGCGAAGCTCTACAAGGAGTCCGTCGAGAACAACGACGGGTTCTGGGCCAAGGTCGCCGAGGAGCAGGTCACCTGGATCAAGAAGTGGGACAGGGTTCAGGATTGGAAGTTCTCCAAGGACGAGGTCTATCTGAAGTGGTTCATCGGGGGGAAGCTCAACCTGAGCTACAACTGCCTGGACCGCCACCTGGAGAAGCGCGGCAGCCAGACCGCCATCCTGTGGGAGGGCAACGAGCCCACCGAGGACCGCAAGCTCACCTACCGGGAGCTCCACGACCAGGTGTGCCGCTTCGCCAACTTTCTCAAGAGCCGGGGGGTCAAGAAGGGTGACCGGGTCTCCATGTACCTTCCCATGGTCCCGGAGCTCGCGGTGGCCATGCTCGCCTGCGCCCGCATCGGCGCGGTCCACTCGGTGGTGTTCGGCGGGTTCTCGGCCGACGCCCTCAAGGATCGCATCCAGGACTGCGCGTCGAACTTCCTCATCACCTGCGACGGCTTCTACCGGGGCGCCAAGCTCGTCAACCAGAAGGCCCAGGCCGACGACGCCATGTCCAACTGCCCCACGATCAAGACCTGCGTGGTGGTGCGGCGGGTGGGGGCCGACAAGGTCAAGTCCGAGATGAAGGCCGGCCGCGACTTCTGGTGGGAGGACGAGCTCCCGAAACAATCCAACCAGTGCGCCTGTGAAGAGATGGACGCGGAGGACCCGCTCTTCATCCTCTACACCTCGGGTTCCACCGGCAAGCCCAAGGGCGTGATGCACACCACGGGCGGGTACCTGGTGTACACCTCCTACACCCACAAGCTCGTCTTCGACTACCACGACGGCGACATCTACTTCTGCGCCGCCGACATCGGGTGGGTGACGGGTCACAGCTACATCGTGTACGGGCCGCTGTGCAACGGCGCCATCACCATGATGTTCGAGGGCGTACCCAACTACCCGGACGCGGGCCGGTACTGGGACATCGTGGGCAAGCACAAGGTCAACGTGCTCTACACGGCCCCCACCGCCATCCGGGCCATCGCGGCGGCCGGCGACCAGTTCGTGGAGAGCCGGCTCGGGAAGCTCGACTCCCTGCGGCTCCTGGGCACGGTGGGCGAGCCCATCAACCCCGAGGCCTGGCGCTGGTATTACGAGAAGCCCGGCCGCTCCAAGTGCCCCATCGTCGATACCTGGTGGCAGACCGAGACCGGGGGCATCCTCATCACCGGGCTCCCGGGGGCCATCGACATGAAGCCCGGCAAGGCGACGACGCCGTTCTTCGGGCTGGAACCGGTGATCGTCGATCCCGAGAAGGGAACCCGGCTCGACGGCGTGGCCAGCGGCGCCCTGTGCATCAAGCGGCCCTGGCCGGGGCTGATGCGGGGCGTGTATGGCGACCCGGATCGCTTCCGCCAGACCTACTTCGTGCAGTACGACGGCTACTACTTCACCGGCGACGGCTCCAACCGGGACAAGGACGGCGACTACCAGATCACCGGCCGCATCGACGACGTCATCAACGTCTCGGGGCACCGCATGGGCACCGCCGAGGTGGAGAGCGCGCTGGTGCTCCACCCCCAGGTGGCCGAGGCCGCCGTGGTGGGCTTCCCCCACGAGATCAAGGGACAGGGCATCTACGCCTACGTCACCCCGAACGCCGGGGTGGAGGGCAGCGACGCCCTCAAGAAGGAGCTCCTGGCGCTGGTGCGCAAGGAGATCGGCCCCATCGCGACCCCCGACCACATCCAGTTCGCCCCGGGCCTGCCCAAGACCCGGTCGGGCAAGATCATGCGCCGCATCCTCCGGAAGATCGCGGCCAACGAGGTGAAGGACGGCTTCGGAGACACTTCCACGCTCCTGGACCCGGGAGTGGTTGACCTCCTGGCCGAGAACCGCCTGAACAAGGGGTAGGCGTACCCGGAGCAGACGTCCGGAGGGGCCGGCTCGCGAGGGCCGGCCCCTTGGCTTGTGTATGGAGGGAAGGACGCGCCATGGATCGCGCATCGCCGCAGGGGGAGGCCGTGCGGGTCAACGACCCGGGAGCCTACTACGCCGGACCGGAAGCCCCGAGCCTCTTCTGGGAGATGACGGTGTGCCAGTGCCTGGCGGACCGGGACAGCCCGTACCTGGCGGCGCTGGAGAAGCCGCGCCGCTGCGGAGCGGCGGTGGCGGAGTTCCTGGCGGCGCGCCTGGGGACCCGGACCTTCGGGGCGGTGGTGGAAGTGGGCGGCGGGACGGGGAGCCTCATGGCGGCGTTTCTCGGGTCTGCCGACGTCCGCGAGCTCTCGATGGTGGACCTCAGCCCCCACTTTTCTCGCGTGCAGCGAGAGGCCTTGGGGGACCGGCCCGGGGTGAGGTATGTGGTGGCGGACGCGGTAGCGTACCTCCGGGCGTCGCGAGAGCCCATCGACCTCTTGATCAGCAACGAGAACCTCGGGGACCTGCCGACCTACGCGGGCCTGCCCCGCGACGAGGTGCTGCGCCGGGCGCGGCTGCCCACGTACGCCCCCGACCGCTCCGCCGACCCCGTGGGCCGCGCGGCCGAGCTCGTGCGCACCTACGGCCTGGAGGACGATGTAGCGCTGGCCCCCGAGAACTTCGCCTTCAACGTGGGGGCGGTGGAGTACCTGGAGGCCCTGGCCCCCCGGGCCCGGGCCGTCTTCCTCACCGAGCACGGCTCCGACACCGTGGTTCCCGAGCGCTACCGGGAGCTAGTGGAGCTCCCCCCTTCCGACGGCTTCCCGAGGCGGATCGCCCTCAAGGGCCACGACGAGTACTCCATCCGCTTCAGCCAGCTCGCACGGGTGGCGCGCCGGCTGGGGTACCGGGTGGAGCGGTTCCACCTGATGGACCTCCTGGGCCTGCGCACCGACCCCGGTGCCCGGTCCCTGGTGCGCGTTCCCAACACCCAGAGCGAGGCGGCGGAGGTCTTTCGCGAGTTCTACCACCATGTGGCAGAATACCAGGGCCTGCTGCTCACTCGACGCAAAGAGGAGCTGTCGTGACCCGGTGGGAGGAGCTGCGCGATCCCGATAGCCCCGAGCCCCAGTTCAAGCTGCCGGCCTGGATCGCCCCTGCGCCCTTTGAGGCGCTGTGCGGGCTCGAGATCGCCGAAGCCGCCGAAGGCCGCTCAGTGCTGCGGATGCCCTTCCGGGTGAAGCTCGCCCAGGGGGGAGGGCTCCTCCACGGGGGCGCCCTCACCACGCTGGCGGACACTGCGGTGGCCATGGCCATCAAGAGCCTGCTCCCCGAGGGGACCCGCTTCGCCACGGTCGAGATGACCACGTCGTTCCGGGCCCCGGTGCGGCGGGGAGTGGTCGAGGCCCGGGCCCGGGTCGTGCGGTTCGAGGGGCGCGATCTCGAGGGGGAAGCCCAGGTGTATGCCGAAGACGGCACCCTGGCCGCCACCTTCCGCTCGCGTTTCCGCGTAGCCCGGGGGGAACCCGGATCGGAGGCCGGCCCGTCCTTTGGCGTCGGCAAGGGACCCTGACGCGCCGTCGGCGCCGGAGAACCCATGTACAGCATCTTCGAGAGCGCCGAGCTGGGTCCCCTGGTAGCGTCCAACCGGATCGTGCGCTCGGCCACCTGGCTCGGGCTGGCGGACCCCCAGGGGGGCGTGACCGACGCGCTCGTGGAGCGCTACGCGGAGCTCGGCCGGGGCGGCGCGGGGGTGATCGTCACCGGCTACGCCTCGGTGAGCCCCGAGGGGCGCCAGATGCCCCGGATGCTCGGTGCCCACGAGGACCGGTTCGTGCCGGGTCTGGCGCGGCTGGCCGCGGCCATCCGGGCGCGGGGCGCCCTGGCGGGTCTCCAGCTCGTGCACGCCGGGGGCCAGACCCGGGCCGAGTGGATCGGGGGTCGCGACCCGGTGGCGCCCTCGTTCACCCCCGCCGTGCAGTATCCGCAGGTGCCCCGGGAGCTCTCCTTCGAGGAGATTGCCCGCATCGTGGCCGACTTTGGCCGCGCGGCCCGGCGCGCCCGGGAGGCCGGCTTCGACTTCGTACAGCTCCACGCGGCCCACGGGTACCTCGTCAACCAGTTCCTCTCCCCCCTCACGAACCTGCGCACCGACCGCTACGGGGGCGACCTGCGCCAGCGGTTCCGTTTCCTTCAGGAGGTATGGGCCGCCGTGCAGGGGGCGGCCGGCCCGGACTACCCCGTGGCCGTCAAGCTCAACGGCGCCGACTTCCTGCCCGGGGGGCTCGAGGCCGAGGACGCGGCCCGGGTCGCCGAGTGGACTGCCCTGCGCGCCCCGTGCTTGATCGAGGTGAGCGGCGGGACGGCCGCCTCCGGAGACCTGGGACCCGTCCGCCGGGTGGACGCCCCGGAGCAGGAGGCCTACTTTCGGGACCTGGCGTCGGGAGTAAAGCGCCGGGTCACCGTGCCGGTGGGGGTGGTGGGCGGACTCCGGTCACCCGAAACCCTCGAGAACCTCCTCTTCGAGGGGGTAGCCGACTTCTTCAGTCTGGCCCGCCCCCTCTTGTGGGAGCCGGATCTGCCGGCCCGTTGGGCCGCCGGCGACCGTACCCCCGCCCGGTGCATCAGCTGCAACGGCTGCTTCGCCCCGGGGCGGGAGGGGCGCGGCGTGCGCTGCGTGGTGCGGGAGAAACTCGAAAGTGAGCTGGGCGTAGGAACCCGGTGAAGGGCCAGGGGTGCGCGGAAGCGCCGGAGCGGGGGCGCCGCTCGGCAGGGCCGAGACCCCAGTTCGAGCAGTTCAACGCCACCGAGCTCTACTGTCCCGGGTGCGGCCGGGCCATGCCCGTGCGGCCGCGACTCTTGCTCGTCCTGCCCGAGGGCGAGCTCCATACCTACCACTGCGCTGGCTGCGGCGACGTGCTCGGCAAGAAGACGATCCGGCCCGCACGCGGCCCTTGAGAAAGCCGCCCCCCGTCGCGAGTCGCAAAGCTGCTGCCCTCCCTGGTCCCCTCCATTCCCGGATGGGGGGCTCTCTGTGATGGAATTTTGTGCAAAGCAGGCCTTGACGTCTTCCGGTGAAAAGACGTACAAAAGCAGGCCTGTTTGCCGCACCCCGCTCCGAGGGTTTAAGGAGACCGGGTGGCGGATCCAAATAGTGGCAAGTTTCACGTGAGCCCGGGGCAGAGAGCCGGGCCCGCGCCAGCATCGAGGGACCGATCCGTGTCGACCAATGGCCAAAGCGTAGGGTCCGTAATGGTGGTGGGGTCGGGGATCGCGGGCATCCAGGCGTCCCTGGATCTCGCGAACTCCGGGATGAAGGTTTATCTGGTGGAGAAGGGGATCTCCATCGGCGGGGTCATGGCCCAGCTCGACAAGACCTTCCCCACCAACGACTGCTCGGCCTGCATCCTCTCGCCGAAGCTCGTGGAGGTGGGCCGCCACCCCAACGTGGAGATCCTGACCCAGTCCACGGTGGAGGCGGTGGAGGGCTCGGCGGGCCGGTTCACCGTCCGGCTCAGCCAGGCCCCCCGGTACATCGACCTGGACAAGTGCACCGGCTGCGGCGACTGCGCCAAGGTCTGCCCGGTGCCGCGGCCCGACGCGTTCAACGGCGGCCTCTCCCAGCGCACCGCGGCCTACCGCCACTTTCCCCAGGCCATCCCCGCCGCCTTCGCCATCGAGAAGCGGGGCACCTCGCCCTGCAAGGCCGCCTGCCCCACCCACATCAGCGTCCAGGGGTACGTGGCGCTCATCGCCCAGGGCAAGTTCGCCGAGGCCCTGAAGCTCGTCAAGCAGGAGAACCCCTTCCCGTCGGTGTGCGGGCGGGTCTGCAACCACCCCTGTGAGGGGGCCTGCAAGCGCGCCGGGGTGGACGAGCCCATCGACATCATGCACCTCAAGCGCTTCGTGGCCGACCTCGACCTCCAGGCCGAGACCCGCTACGTGCCCGAGGCGAAGGAGAAGAAGGGGAAGAAGGTCGCGATCGTGGGCGCCGGCCCCGGCGGACTCACGGCGGCCTATTTCCTGGCGGCCGAGGGGTACGACGTCACGGTCTTCGAGGCCCTTCCCGTGGCGGGGGGCTGGATGTGGGCCGGGATTCCCGAGTACCGGCTCCCCCGGGACGTGCTGGGGGCCGAGATCCAGGTGATCCGGGACCTCGGGGTCGACATCCGCCTCAACACCGCCGTGGGCAGGGATGTTCCCTTCGCAGACCTGCGCCGCGACTACGACGCCGTCTTCGTGGCCGTGGGCGCCCAGAAGAGCGCCCGGCTCGACGTGCCCGGCGAGGACCTGGAAGGGGTGGTCCACGGGGTGGACTACCTGAAACGCGTGAACCTGGGCGAGAAGGTCTTCCTGGGCAACCGGGTCGCCGTCGTAGGCGGAGGCAACGTGGCCATGGACGCGGTGCGCACGGCGCTGCGCACCGGGTCGAAGGAGGTCTTCTGCCTCTACCGCCGCACCCGGGCCGAGATGCCGGCTTCCCCGGAGGAGATCGAGGAGGCCCTGGACGAGGGCGTGCGGATGGAGTTCCTGGTGGCCCCGGTGCGGGTCATCGGCGACAACGGGAAGGTCGCGGCCATCGAGTGCCTGCGCATGGAGCTCGGGGAGCCCGACGCCTCGGGCCGCCGTCGGCCGGTGCCGGTGAAGGGCTCGGAGTTCGTCCTCGAAGTGGACGCGGTGGTGCCGGCCATCGGCCAGCAGTGCGACCTCTCCTTCCTCGCCAACGGCAGCGGCGCCCTGGTCAACCGCTGGAACAACATCGACGCCGACCCCGTGACGTTTGCCACCAGCCTGCCGGGGGTCTTCGCCGGGGGCGACGCGGTGACCGGCCCGGCCACGGTGGTAAAGGCCGTGAACGCCGGCAAGGAGGCCGCGATCTCCATCGACCGCTACCTCCGGGGCGAGGACCTGGCCGCCGGCCGGGCCCGCAACTGGGAGGAGAACCTGGCCGATCCGGGCGACACGAGCGCGGTCCCCAGGGCTGCACGGGTCCCCATGCCCCACCTGCCCCCCGCCGAGCGGGCCACCCACTTTCGGGAGGTGATCGGCCCCCTCACCGAGGCCCAGGCCCGGGCCGAGGCCCAGCGGTGCCTCTCCTGCGGGATCTGCTCCGAGTGCTACCAGTGCGTAGAGGCCTGCGTGGCCAAGGCCGTGGCCCACGACGACGCGGCCCGGGTGCGGGAGCTCGAGGTGGGCGCCGTGATCGCGGCCCCGGGCTTCGAGCCCTTCGACGCTGCGGCGCTGGGCGAGTACGGGTACGGGGTGTACCCCAACGTGGTCACCAGTCTCCAGTTCGAGCGGATCCTCTCGGCGTCGGGCCCCTTCTTCGGCCACGTCCAGCGCATCTCGGACGGCGCCGAGCCCAAGAAGGTCGCCTTCATCCAGTGCGTGGGCTCCCGCGACGTGCGGTGCGGCAACGGCTGGTGCTCCTCGGTGTGCTGCATGTACGCCACCAAGGAGGCGATCATCGGCAAGGAGCACGCCAAGGGGCTGGAGCCCACGATCTTCTTCATGGACATCCGGGCCCACGGCAAGGACTTCGACCGGTTCGTGGAGCGGGCGAAGAAGGAGTACGGCATCCGCTACGTCCGGTCGATCCCCTCGACCCTCAAGGAGCTCCAGAAGTCGAAGAACCTGCTCCTCACCTACGTCCAGGAGGACGGCACCGCGGTGGAGGAGGAGTTCGAGATGGTGGTCCTCTCGGTGGGCCTCACGCCCCCGAAGGAGGCGGCCCCCCTGGCCCGGGCCCTGGGGATCGAGCTCACGGAGCAGGGCTTCTGCAAGACGTCGCTGGAAAACCCGGTGGAGACCTCCCGCTCCGGGGTGTACGTGTGCGGCGCCTTCGGTGGCCCCAAGGACATCCCCGAGACGGTCATGGAGGCGAGCGGCGCCGCCGCCTGCGCCCAGGGCCTCCTGGCCAGCCAGCGGGGGACCCTCGTGGCCGAGGAGGAGCTTCCGGCGGAAAAGGACCTGCGGGGCACCGGCCCCCGGGTCGGGGTGTTCGTGTGCCACTGCGGCATCAACATCGGCGGCGTGGTGGACGTGCCCGGGGTGGCCGAGTACGCCAAGGGCCTGCCCAACGTGGCCTACGTGACCGACAACCTCTTCACCTGCTCCCAGGACTCGGCGGTCAAGATGGCCGAGGCCATCCACGAGCACGACCTCACCCGGGTGGTGGTGGCCTCGTGCTCGCCCCGGACCCACGAGGGCCTCTTCCAGGAAAATCTAGAAAAGGCGGGCTTGAACCCCTACCTCTTCGAGATGGCCAACATCCGGGACCAGGGGTCCTGGGTCCACATGCACGAGCCCGAGGCCGCCACCGAGAAGGCCAAGGATCTCGTCCGGATGGCCGTGGCCAAGTCGGCGTTCCTCAAGCCCCTGAAGCCCGGCCAGCTC comes from Thermodesulfobacteriota bacterium and encodes:
- a CDS encoding NAD(P)-binding protein encodes the protein MKVYLVEKGISIGGVMAQLDKTFPTNDCSACILSPKLVEVGRHPNVEILTQSTVEAVEGSAGRFTVRLSQAPRYIDLDKCTGCGDCAKVCPVPRPDAFNGGLSQRTAAYRHFPQAIPAAFAIEKRGTSPCKAACPTHISVQGYVALIAQGKFAEALKLVKQENPFPSVCGRVCNHPCEGACKRAGVDEPIDIMHLKRFVADLDLQAETRYVPEAKEKKGKKVAIVGAGPGGLTAAYFLAAEGYDVTVFEALPVAGGWMWAGIPEYRLPRDVLGAEIQVIRDLGVDIRLNTAVGRDVPFADLRRDYDAVFVAVGAQKSARLDVPGEDLEGVVHGVDYLKRVNLGEKVFLGNRVAVVGGGNVAMDAVRTALRTGSKEVFCLYRRTRAEMPASPEEIEEALDEGVRMEFLVAPVRVIGDNGKVAAIECLRMELGEPDASGRRRPVPVKGSEFVLEVDAVVPAIGQQCDLSFLANGSGALVNRWNNIDADPVTFATSLPGVFAGGDAVTGPATVVKAVNAGKEAAISIDRYLRGEDLAAGRARNWEENLADPGDTSAVPRAARVPMPHLPPAERATHFREVIGPLTEAQARAEAQRCLSCGICSECYQCVEACVAKAVAHDDAARVRELEVGAVIAAPGFEPFDAAALGEYGYGVYPNVVTSLQFERILSASGPFFGHVQRISDGAEPKKVAFIQCVGSRDVRCGNGWCSSVCCMYATKEAIIGKEHAKGLEPTIFFMDIRAHGKDFDRFVERAKKEYGIRYVRSIPSTLKELQKSKNLLLTYVQEDGTAVEEEFEMVVLSVGLTPPKEAAPLARALGIELTEQGFCKTSLENPVETSRSGVYVCGAFGGPKDIPETVMEASGAAACAQGLLASQRGTLVAEEELPAEKDLRGTGPRVGVFVCHCGINIGGVVDVPGVAEYAKGLPNVAYVTDNLFTCSQDSAVKMAEAIHEHDLTRVVVASCSPRTHEGLFQENLEKAGLNPYLFEMANIRDQGSWVHMHEPEAATEKAKDLVRMAVAKSAFLKPLKPGQLPVTPAALILGGGLAGITAALTLADQGFDACIVEREPELGGNYRHLHYTLEGFDTQKHLQKLLDKVAASSRITVYTGSRAATIDGFVGNYKTTVATPDGDREFAHGVVIVATGGQEMETAEYLYGQSQRVVTQRELEGAIAGDDPRLEDMKRVVMIQCVGSRTAEHPYCSRYCCSEAIKNALRLKKADPSREITILYRDVRTYGLKEDFYREARELGIQFVRYDEERRPEVFARDGQGVAVRAFDPVLNQPVHLPADLVVLSVGTAPNPQNADIGKMLKVPTNQDGFFLEAHVKLRPVDFATDGVFVCGLAHSPKMSDESVTQANAAVSRAATVLTLPFVEGEGKTAYVIKERCMACGLCEINCPYSAIAVDPVEGAAVVNTVLCKGCGVCTSSCRMNAADLNGFNNEEILAQIGAM